A genome region from Vibrio tapetis subsp. tapetis includes the following:
- a CDS encoding helix-turn-helix domain-containing protein produces the protein MKPRIESISSKNNFNWMVKEYCCSVPKAEFQCPWHYHSEYELVIYRDPWDAFQGTCFVGDYIGPIFHNTLVLYGPGLPHMVAGKIDGSEDKPQHSLILWFSHAWIESILNSAPEFALFKSILRRSGHGLQFSKVTSDKVYQLLSGINELAPHHQFLRLIESLTLLADDNKSIEMSARSYGATEHFEDNEQHKKVELARQYLENNYQDPIKIRDCSRVLHMSESSVYRLFERHFNESFSEHLKSFRIGKACELLVNSQVPISLVAEQSGFTNLSNFNRQFRTMKGMTPRDFRVQFNR, from the coding sequence ATGAAACCGCGTATAGAAAGCATAAGCAGTAAAAACAATTTCAACTGGATGGTGAAGGAGTATTGCTGTTCAGTACCTAAGGCTGAGTTTCAATGCCCATGGCATTATCACAGTGAATACGAGTTGGTCATTTACCGCGATCCATGGGATGCATTTCAAGGGACTTGCTTTGTCGGGGACTACATCGGACCAATATTTCACAATACCTTGGTCTTATATGGCCCAGGATTACCGCATATGGTGGCGGGTAAAATAGACGGTTCAGAAGACAAGCCTCAACATTCACTGATCTTATGGTTCAGCCATGCCTGGATTGAGTCAATCCTTAACAGCGCTCCGGAATTCGCGTTATTCAAGAGCATACTCCGGCGCTCAGGCCATGGTTTGCAATTTAGCAAAGTCACTTCCGATAAAGTCTACCAACTGCTGTCGGGCATTAACGAACTTGCACCACATCACCAGTTTTTACGCTTAATAGAGAGTTTAACCTTACTCGCTGATGACAATAAAAGTATAGAGATGTCGGCTCGAAGTTATGGAGCCACAGAGCATTTTGAAGATAACGAACAACATAAGAAAGTCGAACTCGCTCGGCAATACTTGGAAAATAACTATCAAGATCCCATCAAGATCCGCGATTGCAGTCGTGTACTTCACATGAGCGAAAGCTCGGTTTATCGCTTATTTGAACGACACTTCAATGAGAGTTTTTCTGAGCACTTGAAAAGCTTCCGAATAGGTAAGGCGTGTGAATTGTTAGTCAATTCTCAAGTCCCTATCTCGCTAGTCGCAGAACAATCTGGCTTTACTAATTTGTCCAATTTTAATCGTCAATTTAGAACCATGAAGGGCATGACACCAAGGGACTTTCGAGTACAGTTTAATCGATAG
- a CDS encoding lytic transglycosylase domain-containing protein, with the protein MRKIITTIIGLGLSTSIMAKPTFDEYVSELKAEARQKGISEQTLSSAFVDVTYKPRAVKADRNQPEKRLTLDEYIPRAVPDWKVKQAKQLYSKHYTELKQIGEEFGVQPRFIVALWGVESNFGKFTGGYSVIDALTTLAYDGRREAFFRKETMAALTILEQGHIAAQDMKGSWAGAMGQCQFMPSSFIAYAADGNGDGKKDIWNTKADVFASTANYLKQSGWDDTYTWGRQVLVPKGIDSDLQGRQQDKAKTLAQWGELGVTRMNGGALPQPDTDIEAWLIMPDDVNGRSYLIYNNYQVLMKWNRSYYFALAVSHLADRIKFDE; encoded by the coding sequence TTGAGGAAGATCATAACAACGATTATAGGGCTGGGTTTATCCACATCAATAATGGCGAAACCTACTTTTGATGAATACGTCAGTGAATTAAAAGCCGAAGCCAGACAGAAAGGGATCTCTGAACAAACCTTAAGCAGTGCATTTGTCGATGTAACGTACAAACCGCGAGCGGTAAAAGCGGACAGAAATCAACCTGAAAAGCGATTGACTCTGGACGAATACATTCCGCGAGCGGTGCCTGACTGGAAAGTGAAACAGGCTAAGCAGTTGTACAGCAAACACTACACGGAATTGAAACAGATTGGTGAGGAGTTTGGTGTTCAGCCCCGTTTCATTGTTGCTTTGTGGGGCGTTGAAAGTAATTTCGGTAAGTTTACCGGTGGTTATAGTGTGATCGATGCGTTAACGACGTTAGCTTATGACGGACGCCGTGAAGCTTTCTTCCGTAAAGAAACGATGGCAGCCTTAACGATACTTGAACAAGGCCATATTGCCGCCCAAGACATGAAAGGATCATGGGCCGGAGCGATGGGGCAGTGTCAGTTTATGCCGAGTTCATTTATTGCGTATGCAGCGGATGGTAATGGTGACGGGAAAAAGGATATTTGGAACACAAAAGCTGATGTGTTTGCGTCTACTGCCAATTACCTAAAGCAATCGGGCTGGGATGATACCTATACTTGGGGGCGCCAAGTTTTGGTTCCTAAAGGAATAGATAGTGATCTGCAAGGTCGTCAACAGGATAAAGCGAAGACTTTAGCGCAGTGGGGAGAGCTTGGCGTAACGCGTATGAATGGCGGTGCGTTGCCTCAACCGGATACGGATATCGAAGCTTGGCTTATTATGCCTGATGACGTAAATGGCCGATCTTATCTCATCTATAATAACTATCAGGTATTGATGAAATGGAATCGCTCTTATTACTTTGCGTTAGCCGTTAGTCATTTAGCCGATAGAATTAAATTTGACGAATAA
- the folD gene encoding bifunctional methylenetetrahydrofolate dehydrogenase/methenyltetrahydrofolate cyclohydrolase FolD — protein sequence MTAQNIDGKLISQTVRSEVAARVKARTDSGLRAPGLAVVLVGQDPASQVYVGSKRRACEEVGFVSKSFDLPADSTQEALLELVDQLNQDNEIDGILVQLPLPAGIDDTQVLERIHPEKDVDGFHPYNVGRLCQRIPKLRSCTPKGIITLLDRYNIELRGKHAVVVGASNIVGRPMTMELLLAGCTTTTCHRFTKDLEHHVRQADVVVVAVGKPNFIPGAWIKEGAIVVDVGINRLESGKLIGDVEYDVAKTKASFITPVPGGVGPMTVASLIENTMIACEQYHSDK from the coding sequence ATGACTGCTCAAAATATCGATGGAAAATTGATTTCACAAACGGTTCGCTCTGAAGTAGCGGCTCGTGTAAAAGCTCGTACTGATTCGGGTTTGCGAGCACCTGGTCTTGCCGTGGTTCTTGTTGGTCAAGATCCAGCATCTCAAGTTTACGTTGGTAGTAAACGTCGCGCGTGTGAAGAAGTTGGCTTTGTTTCTAAATCTTTTGACCTTCCAGCAGACTCCACTCAAGAAGCACTGCTAGAGCTAGTAGATCAATTAAACCAAGACAATGAGATCGACGGTATTTTGGTTCAACTGCCACTACCAGCAGGAATCGACGACACTCAAGTATTAGAGCGCATTCACCCTGAAAAAGACGTCGATGGTTTCCACCCTTATAACGTGGGCCGTTTGTGTCAACGAATTCCTAAATTGAGGTCTTGTACGCCAAAAGGCATCATAACGCTACTCGATCGTTACAACATTGAATTACGCGGAAAGCACGCTGTGGTAGTTGGCGCTTCTAATATCGTTGGCCGTCCAATGACAATGGAACTATTACTTGCGGGCTGTACAACGACAACTTGTCACCGCTTCACAAAAGATTTAGAGCATCACGTTCGTCAGGCTGACGTTGTTGTTGTGGCAGTTGGTAAGCCTAACTTCATCCCTGGCGCTTGGATCAAAGAAGGCGCTATCGTGGTCGATGTAGGCATCAACCGTTTGGAGTCTGGTAAGCTTATCGGCGACGTTGAGTACGACGTTGCTAAAACAAAAGCAAGCTTCATTACACCAGTACCGGGTGGTGTTGGGCCAATGACAGTGGCAAGCTTGATAGAGAACACCATGATTGCTTGTGAACAATACCACAGCGATAAATAA
- a CDS encoding NupC/NupG family nucleoside CNT transporter, with translation MTSILGIIAILFTAWLLSTNRKNIPLRTVGLAFLLQIFFAYLVLYLPAGKNALNSVTGAVSGLIDYGQHGIGFLFGGLADGSNGFVFAINVLGVIIFFSALISALYHIGLMPRVINLIGGALQKLLGTGRAESLSATANIFVGMIEAPLVVKPYLSKMSDSQFFAVMTCGLASVAGGTLVGYASLGVDLNYLITAAFMSAPAGLLMAKILVPPSPDDVQVNDLDDVEIPRAANVVEAMADGAMSGVRIAVAVGATLLAFVSVIALLDGLLGNVGSWFGIELSFGLIMGYLFAPVAWLLGIPWNEAIVAGSLIGNKVVVNEFVAFIQLMEVKDQLSEHSQAIVTFALCGFANISTMAMLIGGLGSIVPERRTYISNNGAKAITAGVLANLMSAAIAGVILSI, from the coding sequence ATGACTTCAATATTAGGCATCATTGCTATTTTATTTACCGCTTGGTTGCTATCAACCAATCGTAAAAATATCCCATTACGCACGGTAGGTTTAGCCTTTCTTTTACAGATATTTTTTGCATACCTGGTTTTATATTTGCCAGCAGGCAAAAATGCGCTTAATAGCGTGACCGGAGCCGTATCTGGCTTGATCGATTACGGACAGCACGGGATTGGGTTCTTATTTGGAGGCTTAGCAGATGGAAGTAATGGGTTTGTTTTCGCCATCAATGTATTGGGTGTGATCATCTTCTTCTCGGCTCTAATTTCAGCACTTTATCACATTGGTTTAATGCCAAGAGTCATCAACCTTATTGGTGGCGCTTTGCAAAAACTTTTGGGCACTGGCCGTGCGGAATCACTTTCGGCGACTGCCAATATCTTTGTTGGCATGATTGAGGCTCCCCTAGTTGTTAAACCTTATCTGAGCAAAATGAGCGACTCTCAGTTTTTTGCCGTGATGACCTGTGGACTTGCTTCGGTAGCGGGTGGCACTTTGGTTGGTTACGCGTCACTTGGCGTGGATTTAAATTACCTGATTACTGCTGCGTTTATGTCTGCTCCAGCAGGGTTATTAATGGCGAAAATCTTGGTTCCGCCAAGCCCGGATGACGTGCAAGTGAATGATCTGGATGACGTTGAGATTCCACGAGCAGCAAATGTTGTTGAAGCGATGGCTGATGGTGCTATGTCGGGTGTACGTATCGCGGTAGCGGTTGGTGCAACGCTGCTTGCTTTTGTTAGTGTGATAGCCCTGTTAGATGGTTTACTAGGTAACGTCGGCTCATGGTTTGGTATTGAGTTGAGCTTTGGCCTAATTATGGGCTACCTTTTTGCTCCTGTAGCTTGGTTACTCGGAATCCCATGGAATGAAGCGATCGTTGCGGGTTCATTGATTGGTAACAAAGTGGTGGTTAACGAGTTCGTTGCGTTTATTCAATTGATGGAAGTGAAAGACCAGTTAAGCGAACATTCGCAAGCCATTGTGACTTTCGCACTATGTGGCTTTGCTAATATTTCCACTATGGCGATGTTAATTGGTGGCCTTGGAAGCATAGTGCCAGAACGACGCACTTATATTTCTAACAATGGCGCTAAGGCGATTACTGCCGGTGTCCTTGCTAACCTAATGAGTGCCGCGATTGCTGGTGTCATTCTTTCAATCTAA
- the minD gene encoding septum site-determining protein MinD gives MARIIVVTSGKGGVGKTTSSAAIASGLALKGKKTAVIDFDIGLRNLDLIMGCERRVVYDFVNVINGEATLNQALIKDKRTSNLFILPASQTRDKDALTKEGVERVFQEMDEMGFDFIICDSPAGIEQGALMALYFADEAIVTTNPEVSSVRDSDRILGILDSKSRRSELGLEPVKQHLLLTRYNPARVTTGEMLSVEDVEEILHVPLIGVIPESQAVLNASNKGVPVIFDEETDAGMAYGDAVERLLGETIEFRFLTEQKKGIFQRLFGS, from the coding sequence ATGGCACGCATTATTGTTGTTACATCAGGCAAAGGTGGCGTAGGTAAAACAACCTCGAGTGCAGCTATTGCTTCTGGTCTTGCCCTTAAAGGCAAAAAAACCGCCGTAATAGACTTTGATATCGGCTTACGTAACCTAGATCTCATCATGGGTTGCGAGCGTCGTGTTGTTTACGACTTTGTAAATGTAATCAATGGCGAAGCAACGTTAAATCAAGCACTCATAAAAGATAAGCGTACCAGCAATCTTTTCATTCTACCCGCTTCTCAAACTCGTGATAAAGACGCGCTAACGAAAGAAGGCGTGGAACGCGTGTTTCAAGAAATGGACGAGATGGGTTTCGACTTCATTATCTGCGATTCTCCCGCAGGTATCGAGCAAGGCGCGTTAATGGCGCTATACTTTGCAGATGAAGCCATTGTTACCACCAACCCAGAAGTCTCTTCAGTACGCGATTCAGACCGTATCTTAGGTATCTTGGATTCAAAGAGCCGACGTTCAGAATTGGGCCTTGAGCCAGTTAAACAGCATTTATTGCTTACTCGCTACAACCCTGCTCGTGTAACGACAGGCGAAATGTTAAGTGTTGAAGATGTTGAAGAGATTCTTCATGTTCCGTTGATTGGCGTGATCCCAGAAAGCCAAGCTGTACTAAACGCGTCTAACAAAGGTGTACCGGTGATCTTCGATGAAGAAACTGATGCTGGTATGGCTTACGGTGACGCAGTAGAACGTTTACTGGGTGAAACTATTGAATTCCGCTTTTTGACTGAACAGAAAAAAGGCATCTTTCAACGTCTATTTGGGAGCTAG
- the minE gene encoding cell division topological specificity factor MinE codes for MSLLEFFRPQKKTSANVAKERLQIIVAERRKEGQGSPSYLPQLKQDILEVLKKYVDVNPNMVEVSLDQSDTDLSVLELNVKLPDEEK; via the coding sequence ATGTCACTGCTGGAGTTTTTCCGACCACAAAAGAAAACATCCGCGAATGTTGCCAAAGAGCGCTTGCAGATCATCGTTGCTGAACGTCGTAAAGAAGGACAAGGTTCGCCATCTTATTTACCTCAATTAAAGCAAGACATTCTCGAAGTTCTTAAGAAATACGTAGACGTAAACCCTAACATGGTTGAAGTATCGCTAGATCAGAGCGATACCGATTTGTCCGTGCTAGAGCTGAACGTTAAACTGCCTGACGAAGAGAAGTAA
- a CDS encoding LysR family transcriptional regulator, whose translation MSTERASQMVIFYNLILHGSFTVAAKQLNVSVSHVSKQIAKLESELKVKLVQRTTRTVSATPTGEQFYQCCTTLMAAMEDAANLVEDQRDEVSGPLRIGIAQSFGTLHIIPLIEELQLAYPLLQIEVSLFDDYVDMVEIGLDLWITNLEQLPDGYVAQRLTETRFVLVASPDYLAKCGTPYQPQDLMEHNCLIYHSRQRDYSTWSFSKEDEELWINVSGNYQVDLAEAVRNAAISGWGIAYLATYLLKDEFRKGELLQLLPDWRANQKMTFYAVYPSRKHKPKKLAVVIDFLKQHLGDEPYWDRSLQSTIQLN comes from the coding sequence ATGTCGACAGAAAGAGCCAGTCAAATGGTGATTTTTTACAATTTGATCTTGCATGGAAGCTTCACTGTTGCAGCAAAGCAACTCAATGTATCGGTTTCTCACGTTAGTAAGCAAATTGCTAAATTAGAATCGGAACTTAAGGTCAAACTAGTACAAAGAACAACCCGTACTGTATCGGCAACGCCGACGGGTGAACAGTTTTATCAATGCTGTACAACGTTGATGGCTGCCATGGAAGATGCGGCAAACTTGGTTGAAGACCAACGAGATGAAGTCTCGGGGCCATTAAGGATTGGCATTGCCCAATCGTTTGGTACATTGCATATCATTCCCTTAATTGAGGAGCTGCAACTCGCTTACCCGTTATTACAGATCGAAGTTAGCCTGTTCGATGACTATGTCGATATGGTCGAAATAGGCCTCGATTTATGGATAACGAATCTTGAGCAATTGCCTGATGGTTATGTGGCGCAAAGGCTCACCGAGACACGCTTTGTGTTGGTGGCTTCACCAGATTATTTGGCTAAGTGCGGTACGCCATATCAGCCTCAAGATCTGATGGAACACAATTGCTTGATTTATCACAGCCGCCAGAGAGATTACAGTACTTGGAGCTTTAGCAAGGAAGACGAAGAATTATGGATTAACGTCTCGGGTAACTATCAAGTCGATTTGGCGGAAGCGGTTCGGAATGCCGCAATATCAGGTTGGGGTATTGCTTACTTAGCGACTTACTTGCTTAAAGACGAATTTCGCAAAGGGGAGTTGCTTCAGTTATTACCAGACTGGCGAGCAAATCAAAAGATGACCTTCTACGCGGTGTATCCAAGCAGAAAGCACAAACCGAAGAAGCTTGCTGTGGTTATTGATTTTCTTAAACAGCATTTAGGAGATGAGCCATACTGGGATAGATCGCTACAATCAACGATTCAATTGAATTAG
- a CDS encoding cytochrome-c peroxidase, which translates to MNKQLTVCVLAFISINAYAQRQDQEPIKVIKMVDGLNIQKVELGKTLWFEPRLSASNTISCNSCHNLAKGGVDNLPSSIGYKWAIGPINSPTVFNSDLNFVQFWNGRAENLQAQAAGPIENPLEMALTHELAIDTLKSIPEYRTWFKQAYNTEDFGITEVTDAIATFEKTLRTPNAQFDKWLQGDDSALTSVQLEGYQLFKSKGCTACHSGPLAGGEMYQKMGLVKPFDTKNPDEGRKAITGEEFDKFVFKVPTLRNVELTYPYFHDGSVWDLQQAVELMANIQLGQKLTKDESGKITEFLKTLTGEQPQVILPNLPPSTIETARPKI; encoded by the coding sequence ATGAATAAGCAACTCACAGTATGTGTTTTAGCCTTCATATCAATAAACGCATATGCTCAACGCCAAGATCAAGAACCGATTAAAGTCATCAAGATGGTTGATGGTTTAAATATCCAAAAAGTAGAATTAGGCAAAACCTTATGGTTTGAGCCAAGGCTTTCTGCTTCCAATACCATCTCTTGTAACTCATGCCACAACCTAGCAAAAGGTGGTGTAGATAACCTCCCAAGCTCTATCGGGTACAAATGGGCTATCGGTCCGATTAACTCTCCAACTGTATTCAACTCTGACTTAAACTTTGTACAGTTTTGGAATGGACGCGCGGAAAATTTGCAAGCTCAAGCGGCCGGTCCAATTGAAAATCCGCTAGAAATGGCGCTAACTCATGAACTCGCTATCGATACTCTTAAGTCTATCCCTGAATACCGTACTTGGTTCAAACAAGCTTACAACACAGAAGATTTCGGAATCACTGAAGTGACCGATGCCATTGCAACATTTGAAAAAACACTACGCACACCCAATGCACAATTCGATAAATGGCTACAAGGTGACGATAGCGCATTAACGTCCGTTCAGTTAGAAGGTTATCAACTGTTTAAATCGAAAGGATGTACAGCGTGTCATAGTGGTCCATTGGCAGGAGGTGAAATGTATCAAAAAATGGGGCTAGTAAAACCATTTGATACTAAAAACCCTGATGAAGGGCGTAAAGCTATTACAGGAGAAGAATTCGATAAATTCGTGTTTAAGGTACCAACTCTTAGAAATGTGGAACTAACCTATCCGTACTTTCATGATGGCTCAGTATGGGATCTTCAACAAGCAGTAGAGCTTATGGCAAACATTCAGTTAGGCCAGAAGCTAACTAAAGATGAATCAGGAAAAATCACTGAGTTCTTGAAAACTCTAACAGGTGAGCAGCCTCAAGTAATACTGCCTAACTTGCCTCCATCGACGATTGAAACCGCTAGACCAAAGATATAA
- the rnd gene encoding ribonuclease D: protein MNYQIIVNQTELERVCQLAREVDTVMLDTEFVRTRTYFPQLGLIQLFDGENLSLIDPTEIDDMSAFTALLKDTAVVKVLHACGEDLEVFAHSFGTMPTPMIDTQIMAAFLGHGLSTGFAALAKEYLDIELDKSEARTDWLARPLTEKQLEYAAADVFYLQPIYQKLEVAVQEAGWWEAVQQESDLVVSKRAVRHVPDVAYIDVKGAWQLQPKQLATLQILAKWRVEEAIKRDLALNFVFREQDMLECARLNIKSLKKMEQEGFDFREIRRHGNRVIAMVKEGELVPEEEWPQAIDRLMDLPGYKQLFKDLKDEVKRAAQATGLATEFLASKKQLNQVFTWVWKKDRDPSTLPDTMQGWRLEVLGEKLIKHFD from the coding sequence GTGAATTATCAAATCATTGTCAACCAAACTGAATTAGAACGCGTTTGTCAACTTGCCAGAGAAGTTGATACCGTTATGTTGGATACCGAATTTGTTCGCACACGTACCTATTTTCCGCAGCTTGGGCTGATCCAACTTTTCGATGGCGAAAACTTGTCATTAATTGATCCGACAGAAATCGACGATATGAGTGCATTCACCGCGTTGCTGAAAGACACGGCAGTGGTAAAGGTGTTACATGCCTGTGGTGAAGACTTAGAAGTGTTCGCGCATTCATTTGGAACCATGCCAACCCCGATGATTGACACCCAAATCATGGCGGCGTTTTTAGGCCATGGTTTGTCGACAGGCTTTGCTGCCCTAGCGAAAGAGTATCTTGATATCGAGTTGGACAAAAGCGAAGCTCGAACAGACTGGTTAGCAAGACCACTGACTGAAAAGCAACTCGAATACGCGGCCGCCGATGTGTTTTATTTGCAGCCTATTTATCAAAAGCTTGAAGTCGCAGTGCAAGAGGCTGGCTGGTGGGAAGCCGTGCAGCAAGAATCTGATTTAGTCGTTAGTAAGCGTGCTGTACGTCATGTACCAGACGTCGCTTACATCGATGTAAAGGGCGCTTGGCAATTACAGCCAAAGCAGTTAGCTACCCTCCAAATTCTAGCTAAATGGCGTGTCGAAGAAGCCATTAAGCGTGATTTGGCACTTAACTTTGTGTTCCGTGAACAAGATATGCTTGAATGCGCTCGTTTAAACATTAAGAGCTTGAAGAAAATGGAGCAAGAGGGCTTTGATTTTCGAGAAATTAGACGCCATGGCAATCGAGTGATCGCGATGGTAAAAGAAGGCGAGTTAGTACCAGAAGAAGAGTGGCCGCAAGCCATTGACCGTTTAATGGATCTTCCTGGTTATAAGCAATTGTTTAAAGACCTAAAAGATGAAGTAAAGCGTGCTGCGCAAGCAACCGGCTTAGCAACAGAATTCTTAGCGTCTAAAAAGCAGCTCAATCAAGTGTTTACTTGGGTATGGAAGAAAGACCGCGATCCAAGCACTCTACCAGACACCATGCAAGGTTGGCGTTTGGAAGTCTTAGGCGAGAAGCTAATCAAGCACTTTGATTAA
- a CDS encoding YcgL domain-containing protein: MLCSIYKSSKKEGMYLYVPKKDDFSDVPEELKKVFGTPMFVMVIKMDGRTLAQVDIEKVKQSLKTDGFFLQVPPPVENQLEKYKEQKAARS, from the coding sequence ATGTTGTGTTCTATCTACAAAAGCAGCAAGAAAGAAGGTATGTACCTCTACGTGCCAAAAAAAGACGATTTCTCTGACGTACCAGAAGAACTGAAAAAGGTGTTTGGCACACCGATGTTCGTGATGGTGATTAAGATGGATGGCAGAACATTAGCTCAAGTAGATATTGAGAAAGTGAAACAATCACTGAAGACGGATGGATTCTTTTTACAAGTACCACCGCCAGTTGAAAACCAATTAGAAAAATACAAAGAGCAAAAGGCTGCACGCTCGTAG
- the minC gene encoding septum site-determining protein MinC, which translates to MTTTTDLKGSSFTLSVLHLSGNQVEDSITFLNQKVEQAPAFFANAPVVLNVELVSGDIDFHALKTGVLNAGMIPVGIAGCKDRRAQDSAKQAGFALMSASKSPTREPAKMAPVKIIRTPIRSGQQVYAKDGDLVILSHVSAGAEVIADGSIHIHGTLRGRAIAGASGQTQAKIICNDLQAELISIAGNYWLSDKIESGYWQKKIMFGMIDDQLHIDILSI; encoded by the coding sequence ATGACCACAACAACAGATTTAAAAGGAAGCAGTTTCACCTTATCTGTTCTCCACTTATCCGGAAATCAAGTTGAAGACAGCATTACCTTCCTCAATCAAAAGGTTGAGCAAGCGCCTGCTTTTTTTGCTAATGCTCCGGTGGTACTAAACGTCGAACTCGTTTCAGGTGACATTGATTTTCATGCACTGAAAACGGGGGTTCTCAATGCAGGAATGATTCCAGTTGGTATCGCAGGTTGTAAAGACAGGCGTGCACAAGATTCAGCAAAACAAGCTGGCTTTGCGTTGATGTCGGCTAGTAAGTCGCCAACCAGAGAACCTGCAAAAATGGCTCCAGTTAAAATAATTCGAACTCCGATTCGTTCTGGCCAACAGGTGTATGCCAAAGATGGGGACTTAGTGATCTTAAGCCACGTTAGCGCAGGCGCAGAAGTTATTGCCGATGGCAGCATTCATATTCACGGCACATTGCGTGGTCGTGCGATTGCCGGAGCGAGTGGTCAAACGCAAGCCAAGATAATTTGTAACGATTTGCAAGCAGAGCTGATTTCCATCGCTGGAAACTATTGGCTTAGCGACAAAATTGAAAGCGGGTATTGGCAGAAGAAAATCATGTTTGGCATGATTGATGACCAACTGCATATCGACATACTCAGTATTTAA